ACTGCACTCCACCAAtcacctgtctgtccgtccacATTTAAACCCGGTCCTGTGTATTGTTCAGGAGTCTCTAGCCCTGTGTGTTTTTCGTGTCGgcgtttgtatgtatgtgtttgtgcatttgcCGTTGCCGATACTAACGAGACTCGTGTTAAGTGTTATACGTTGTTTTACCACCTGTTTGTTTGTCTAGTTATCGCCGGTACTCGGTATCGTGATTTTctttgttttattattagttCAGTCGTTCAGGGGCTTTGGAACAGGTAAGCTGCCCATGGGCATACACCCCATCACGTAGCTAACccctgttaaccctcgtgctgccttcgggtcacatgacccaaaggttcataacgaaccatcgttgtgtttacccaattttaccaaatacaaaaacaaattaaaataattttcttttaacctttgcaatgtggggggtctgagacagcctagctgttaaaagaaaatgcttcactttgtctttgtatgcggtaaatctgtcgcaatacgacggtgggtcacaatgactgatgggtcagaatgacccgaagataacacaagggttaaacacccTAGGTAAGGAGCGGGTGCCACccatgtatgttttttttagtATAGGGAAGTCTTTTGGTTAGGTAGATTAGGACACTTTTGTTGATTACTTTTCTTTGGCACCGCTCATGGTTCCACTGCACCCTGTCGGctgtttttttccctttttgtgTTAAGAATAAACGTTTGTTTGCTCGTACCTCAATGTGTCCTTGTGTATAGGCTCATTGAGCAGTGTTACGGCCTTCCCCCTAGACAAGGTCCTTAACAATAAACTTTTAACAACAGGAACTATAGGCTTTTCACAAGTTGCTTGTGATGAAAAATGCTGTTGACTACAtttcagatggagggaggaacttGAGATATAGCCAAAAGAGTACAGTCtcttacactgtaaaaaaaaaaaagcctccCCAACTCAAAAATTTCTAGTGACCGGTTGCACCTAAAATTTTAAGTTGGCCCAATTTAAGTTGCAGAAACAAACTTTTTTTAGTTGTGCTGACTACCCCTGCATGTAGACTGAACTTAAAATAGAATGTTGTGTCAATTAAATATTCTCTGTTGACTAAACATTGCTTGTTGTGCCAACAAGCAGACTcaaatttaaataaaatgttgcattaattaaccctcgtgctgccttcgggtcacatgacccaaaggttcataacgaaccatcgttgtgtttacccaattttacccaatacaaaaacaaattaaaataattttcttttaacctttgcaatgtggggggtctgagacagcccaacggttaaaagaaaatgcttcactttgtctttgtatgcggtaaatctgtcgcaatacgacggtgggtcacaatgactgatgggtcagaatgacccgaagataacacaagggttaaatatttTAATGTTGGCCAAAAAGGATATTTTTCACTATTTGAAATAAATTACACACTATGCTCTGATcaagtacattttatttattttcatttcaatCAAATATCAGCATAAACTCAGATATCGTTGAAAACATTTCAAATTACTCGGAAATAAACTGCTCCCCACATTGTtttcaacaaaaacacaatcAAAATTACTTTTACGGTTACAAAAAAATGTTCagactttttgttgttgaatttAACAAACATTTGCATGAAACCTTTGATAACTCAATGACTGGAACTAACATGTAACGACCATTAAACcaaacatttactcatttagtaATAACGTATTCTTCAAGGACTGGATCCTTGCTGTGCACTTTTTTAATAATGTTTAAGATAATCTTCTGGACTGCCTCAAATGTGTACTTTAAGTCCTTAGGGTACTCCATATTTAGTGCAAAAAGCAGACCGAAGAGGATCATGAGGGCATTTGTTAAGTCTCCCAGATTGTCCATGACAACTTCCTCCTCCAATATTACAGCCACATCGACCACTTTGGGATTTGCTGAGTTGGTAGAGTTGTCTGTCACTTCCAGGATCCCCATTTTCATGGCCTTTGTGTGTGGTCTCAGTGCCTCAGTATCCTGTGAAAcacaataaatgacagtgtcaGACTGAAAGCATAATGTCTTATGCAATCATTACTGCATCTCAAACAGTAATACCATAAAGTTACTAAAATGAATTACCTTAATAGTCTTTGAAATTGATGCTGGCTCTCTCAAGTACAGGGAAAGACCACGGAGAACAGCAGACCTTCTAAAAGTGGTTAGATCTGTGGTCTGTCAAAAAGACAGGTCAACAATAAGACATTATTAAGTCACCTTATTCACAAAGAGGTAACGCATATGATGGGTAACTATTTCATGAAGTTGGTTGTAATGAAGCCCAATGGTGAAAGGAGTAGGTGATCCGTACTGTTAAGGATCACCTACACCTTTCACCATTGGGCTTCATTACAACCAACTTTATGAAATAGTTACCTGAAATGCATTAAGATTACAATCTGCGAGGGAAAATCAGCTAACAAGTGCTAAGTATGCAGTAAGTATGCAGATCCCTTAAGACTGTTGTAATAACTTTCCCAGAGTCTACTGAAGTTAGATACTGAGAGTGGTTTTCTAACAGTCCTGTTGGCtgttttttgaaaaaaaatgtACAACAGCAGCACTGCAATTGACTTTAAGCCTGAAAAAAATACCTGAAATACAAACAAAGACAAATGCATCAATAACTCATAATTATGTGAAGAGAACAACCGTATTTAACCATGCTTAGGTATTTTTTAGGGCATTCTTAAAACTTACAATGGCGCACTAGCCATCATGCTTCTTCTAGGCTTAGTATAGCTGGGTACAGGAGGTTTGATGAGGCAAATTGATTTCGTAAAAATATGTGAAAAGGCTTAAAACTCCAGTAGCAGCTATTAGTTTTCGTGTTTATTTGCACTACTGGTTATTTTTCAGACTGAAATCTTATTGCACTCTTGCAAAAGGAGGCTTTAGAGTATAGCTGCTAACCCGAAGGCACAACTACCTAGCGTTAACCGTTAGGGCCAACGTTAACCGTGTGCCAGTTTAGGAATGCTAGCTAAGGCTAACACTAATAGTTAAAAATGTGATTTGCCAGCACTGCTTATCGCTGCAGGTACTGACAATATAGATATTTCAAACTTTGTTGAAAATAGATACAATCGACAATATATTCTTACCCTAAATTTGCTGATTATCGACGGGGAGCTATCTTTGAAGTACTCACCAAACGATGTTGTGACTTGTGAGGAAAATTCCAGAAGCCTAGTAGAACTCCGTTGCGCATGCTCAGACAATTGTCGCTGGTCCCTCTTGCTCGgccaacataatttattttgtgCGACGCTAAAAGTTTGGTGAACACAATTATAGATGTTCTCTTGATGAACattttgtagttcagtaatgaaAATCATGCAATCATTGACCaaacatatttttattttttgacaCAACCATTGAGCAAACATGCATTTCCTCATTTGTACAACTGTTTGCATCGAacattttttacagtgtacCAAATTGAACATGATTTTCACTGCCTCTTCTTTTACCTATAGAGCAAAGAAAAGACACATTTCCAATTATAATTACAACTGTATACTTTAAGAGCAGAGCTGATACATGTATTCAGATGCAGCATACTGTTCCCACAAGGAATCAAGACTGTAAATGTCCATTTTGGCTATTCATAAGTATTTGAAGCAGTCCAAAAATGTTTCCATTTTATATACTGTTAGTTGTTTCATGCTGGGTGACAGCAGTTATGCTGGGACAGACAGCAGTTACCGCCGATgttgaaaacaactttaaatgcCATCCTCTTTGCAACTGAGCCAAACAACCAAACTGTTGAGATACTCATATTGGGTATCTCAGCACTCGCAAGTGCCACAAAATATTGAATGGCTATCTCCAAAGGACTGAGAGAAGCTAGCATAGAAGCCTATTATGGTTCATCAGAGGTTTCCTTCAAAATACAGACCACAgggttgtgtggtagttgtaagCAAACTTTCAGTATTGAGACATGAAACCTTTGTCTTATGTAGAGCTCAAAGGGCCTAAATGTGAACCTGACACGTCAGATGGTTTGTTGCATAGAACCACCTGGGGAAGTCATCCTTGGAAACTGTTAGGAAAAGGGAAGGCACTTTTACCCCCAGCTCTGGCAAGTAGCCTATTGTAGTCTGAGAGATAAAGACAAATGTAGAGGAAACGTCATTTGAATCTAAGTATAACAGACCCACAAATTAGGTAAAtttaaacagcaaatgtttactcctcgacaggtctgcaaacgcctttgttcgagatttgttaaaacgtttgttaaccgagaccgtaggtcgaggcgacaaagcgttagctgacctgtcgaggagtaaacatttggtttcttatatacgtgggaagatcacaaatcaaacaggtcgaatctggagcagacgccatgttgtcagagcaaagctgcacttgcactggtgacgtcactacatctccaaggcaacaacatcaattcgtcttctgtctgcttcagatacttctttaaaacgggaagcgattgcggggcgttttcggacctgtgcaaaaaccatatttggttgttttagttttttttaaggcagtttaggctactttgttgctgAGCAGATGCCACGTCGTTAaagtcaatggctacatctccaaggcaaccgcttgttgctaggtccgtaaaaacgtttatttacctctgcgaactttcaggaggtatataaacggatttattaacttttgagaacgtcttctggacctaTAGGAACatcgtattggtccaattattacacttaAGTAGTACCAGGGTTTGCCGGTTAGGTTGTTGTTAGGCCCGGTTGCGCGTCGGGCCTAACAACACCCTTGAACACGTcctttattggcgataaagtactgcctctcgtaccttattgcttttataatacggttgccagcgaaattataaatagtaaataaatagtaagctgcctttcagcacaaaatagttatagacaacaaacattgtgtatcgcatttcagtagccgagagaaaatagtccctgtaaacagtggctgttgctatgcaacggacaaacagcattgtgaacttcacgtttgttagcctagctagctagctagatctcgcaattgactttgctcatttcataaaagctgcctttaaaataacaacaatgacaatgggacactttcaataaaataatatttattttaaacattaggTCTAAACATGTTACGGTTTGCTTATATTGATTTGGATATTTCCACTAATTGTGCATCCATGGAAAACGTTTCTCATGTCCCCTTCGTCTCTGATGACATCGCTTTCGACCACTCTTGCTCACTCTTGCTATCTCATCTTCGGCTAACCACTCATCAAAAGTTCTTCCCCCCAAAAGATCgaagttaacatgaaacatgtttgcttactgttaatcttgaaatgacaacaaaatgacaatgacaaccaagtgacaacgaaaattaccaatgacaaccaaaaatgtaaccgttattttgagtgcgcactaatatggaacgctccattttaaggcaaatgtaaacaggcgtactgtaaacacctgtacaccgtacagtactttatgctcaataaagcacaccccgtgactcactctcaaccaatcagaatgcttgatttcaaccacccgtattataatagtatataagaaacagagATAGTATAATCTGGGCATATTTACTCATCAGCAATATTCTATGTTACAAAAAGTCTTTagaaactaaatgtaaatgctaagTTATAAAAAAAGCATGTCCCAATACAAAATATGTGTTCTTAGCCTACATTTAAGCAATGGCATTTAAATCTATGTTAGAGATCTTATTCGAGAGATCTATAATATGAGTCGACATTATGAGAATGTACAAATTGAGTTAGGTGTATGCTATTATGAAACTATGGCGGAACAAATTAGACTATGGCATGATGCGCCACCATTTAGGTAGGCCTAATTATGGAAAACAGATGAATTGCCTACAGGCAATCGGCCTAAATGGGTCGTTAGCTGAAAACCATCGTCTTTAGCCTAATATTAAAACGTTTTCTCTTGAGTCTTCACATGGTTACGTATTCCGGTTTCAGAAGCATTAACTTAGGTTATATGAATATAtgcatacagtaggcctaccttTGAAACATATTAAATGGGTCAGGATGTTGTGGTTATTGACTTAAGGCAACAGTAATCTCACTGTGTTGAAGTTCAATAACCATGGTAACATGATGACTTACTGAAGATGTCATAATTGCAGTCTTTGTTTATAAATGACAAGCATTCGATTTAAAGCTCAGATGCAATAAGATATCGTGAAGGTAAGAGCAGATGCTAAATTAAAcatgtaggctactttaaaacATTAATATTTTATCTACGCTGAATTAATTTTATAAACAACTATATCTGCATGAGAAAATTATGCGGTGACCGCGGCAGCGCACGAACCGCGAGGGCTGGCATTACGCCTGGCTGCGAAGTGCCTTGTtcactagggctgtccccgactaagattttctttggtcgaccaagactcaactaaacacttctgaaaatcgactaatcgaaattggaaacgttttttttctataaatgtcacaatgtttttcatcaaacccttttgtgtgatgttttacctcactgttttaagagataatatgaaagaaatacatacgtaagaagggacattgacaactagacaaacataaatgtacaaacattttcccgatcggactcaatgtagctgctggacattccagattcagccgctataaaataagctaattactaataataagtctcgtgtcaccagtcctgttgttaccgaatgccgatataatacaaaatgcctgattggttattatgtattatctcttacaatgtactacaaatttaaaatattgtttgtttaacatgcaaatcatcagagtgcgcttatcactgcctgaacttgcagcatgcgaacttacgtagaagccgagtgacaccgatcctcctgcgccatgcccggacacacatCCGAATGCCCACCACACGGGACGAGGTCCGTCAGGTCCACAgtggatttcatgccatggctgggatcccccgggtgattggtgtcgtggatggcacactgatcccaatccacaatccctccctggtggatccgtgctggattgggaggaaacattacGCTGCCATCAACACTCAGGTGGCAGTGGACCACGATGGCCTCATCACAGACATCGTTGCCAGGTGGCCAGGAGGCACACACGACAGCTTTGTGTGGGCCAACTCAGCTGTGGGGCAGAAGGCTAGCAGAGGAGAGTTCGGCAGGAGCATCTTCCTCGGTGACAGTGGCTACCCTCTCCGGAATTACCTCGTGACACCGTTAACCAACCCAGCAACACCACAGGAGAGGTTCAatgaggcccacacacacaccaggacccaCGTTGAACAGGTGTTTGGCAGGTGGAAGTCTCGTTACCGATGTATCCATCGTTTGTCGGGGGGGCTGCGCTTGTCACCTGTGAAATGTTGCCGCGTGATTGTTGTCACAGCCATGCTGCACAACATAGCAGTGCGCGTTGGAGCAGATGAGCCACCTCCTGTGGATGAAGATGGGGAAACATCGGAAGACGAAGCCCCCAACCCCGCCCCCCACGAATCCCGAGCAGCACTCCACCAAGCTGGTGTCCAGACCAGAGGAGCTTGTGAATCTCTTTTGATGTCTATCAGCCCCTACCCCGTCACCACCAGTCACCAAGCACTGATATCAGCACAACCCTACTCccaacattaaacccactaccatcacacaacccataTCAACTATCATGTATAGCagaggtcttcaaccctggtcctcagggaccccctatcctgcacgttttagatgtttccctgctccaacacacctgattcaaatgaatggtcgttaacaggcttccgcataactagataacgacccattcatttgaatcaggtgtgttggagcagggaaacataaaaaaaatgcaggacagggggtccctgaggaccagggttgaagacctctGATGTATAAGGCTTGAAAGCTAAGAAATGACGCAAAATTATCCACACaacacatggttgaaaaggaaaagtagtttatttaaaaaaaacaaagagaaactaAAAGCAGTGGCACCGCTGTCTTACTGGGCGTCTGCATCTGCATCACCTGCAATGAAGGGAGATTGATTAGTGAAATTGAACGGGATACATTGTGGAATGCGGAGGAAAAAAATAGAAATGCCCCTGACCTCCATCCTGGGGGAGAATTATTGGGGCCGAGATGGAGGGACGGTTGAACTGCGCCTCGACAAGTGCCAGCTGCAGCTCCAACTTCTGGCGTTTTATctgcaccatctcctcctggaGGGCAGTCTGTCTCTCCAGTTGGCCCTCTATCCCCCGCAGCACCACCAGTTTCTCCCTCTCGAGACGCACCAGCATCTCGCTGCAGGTGCAGGTCGTTATGGGGGGCCACCCTCCTAAGCTTCCCCGCATGCGGACACCGGGCCCTGTTGGTTGGCGCGCGGGGACAGGGCTCGGTTGTGGGGGGTGGTCTTCTCCTGGGGACGTGCATGTCGCCGCTCTGCTCCCAgatggctcctcctcctcgccctcgcTGTTTCCTGAGAGGCCCTCGTCCCCCAGAAGATAGATGCCCCCACTAATGCCTTCAGAGGCCGTCTTTCCAATTATGTAAAGGACTTTTTCCTCGTCCGGAGTGAGGGTTGTAGCACCATGTGCGCCACCACCCATGCCCATGCTCTCTCGCCTCACCtttgcacttttttttttggtttggCTTTGGAACTCCTGCCACTTTTTCCTTACAGCACCCCAGTCTCGCAGGCCACAGGGACTAGAGGGGGACATCTTTTGGGCTATGGCCTGCCAAATTCGGTTCTTTAATacaattgttttttttccctttgTTCCCCCAAATAA
This DNA window, taken from Osmerus eperlanus chromosome 6, fOsmEpe2.1, whole genome shotgun sequence, encodes the following:
- the LOC134022825 gene encoding myb-related transcription factor, partner of profilin-like is translated as MEKTASKRSKRSPSFTPEEMAVLVDEVWQHRNDLFGGTKGKKTIVLKNRIWQAIAQKMSPSSPCGLRDWGAVRKKWQEFQSQTKKKSAKVRRESMGMGGGAHGATTLTPDEEKVLYIIGKTASEGISGGIYLLGDEGLSGNSEGEEEEPSGSRAATCTSPGEDHPPQPSPVPARQPTGPGVRMRGSLGGWPPITTCTCSEMLVRLEREKLVVLRGIEGQLERQTALQEEMVQIKRQKLELQLALVEAQFNRPSISAPIILPQDGGDADADAQ